In Lineus longissimus chromosome 13, tnLinLong1.2, whole genome shotgun sequence, one genomic interval encodes:
- the LOC135498068 gene encoding V-type proton ATPase subunit F-like, which produces MAHSSQKGRLIAVIGDEDTCTGFLLGGIGEMNKSRQPNFLVVDKNTSVAEIEETFKSFVARDDVAIILINQNVAEMIRYVLDAHNVATPAVLEIPSKDHPYDASKDSILRRAKGMFSVDDFR; this is translated from the exons ATGGCACACTCATCGCAAAAAGGTCGGCTAATCGCCGTCATCGGAGACGAA GATACTTGCACCGGGTTTCTTCTTGGTGGcattggtgaaatgaacaaaagtAGGCAACCCAACTTTCTAGTTGTTGATAAAA ATACCAGTGTAGCAGAAATAGAAGAAACATTCAAGTCATTTGTCGCCCGAGATGATGTGGCCATAATACTAATCAATCAAAAT GTGGCGGAGATGATACGTTACGTCCTCGATGCTCACAACGTAGCGACGCCAGCTGTCCTCGAGATCCCGAGTAAGGACCACCCGTATGATGCTAGCAAGGATTCCATATTGAGACGGGCGAAGGGAATGTTCAGTGTTGATGACTTCAGATAA
- the LOC135498067 gene encoding transmembrane and ubiquitin-like domain-containing protein 1, with protein sequence MSIIEGVGDEVTIFVTILFVLTGLLLAWLTTTLNPGSSDAGTDISHEPTSEGNGATHDQAGSDTSETSPQQQEEPPDGTTGEVRNRLHQEQNQPDPSGPGDSVPKNSAPENSEPSASGSSAGTPPEPSERLDGHIRLKIKYLDERERFVQARPDENIENFKRTHFAGELAENLLVRLIYNGQELRGDGSTLSSYNIGDMSVVHCLITRSQRPQEGNVQMDQDTMEIDLSNLMFPLFGLILGLIWYCRIAYRNFFNAMSTLALIGITVLFFFACVITFRNNRPHEHFPPPHMPQEVPGAGGHQHQE encoded by the exons ATGTCGATCATAGAAGGCGTTGGAGATGAGGTCACAATCTTTGTGACCATCCTTTTCGTCCTTACTGGGCTGCTTCTCGCCTGGTTAACTACTACCCTCAACCCTGGGTCATCTGATGCAGGGACTGACATCAGTCATGAACCAACCAGTGAAGGAAATGGAGCCACTCACGACCAGGCAGGAAGTGACACTTCGGAAACGTCGCCACAGCAGCAGGAAGAACCTCCAGATGGCACAACAGGAGAAGTCAGGAACCGACTCCATCAAGAGCAGAACCAGCCTGACCCATCAGGACCTGGAGACTCTGTACCCAAGAACTCTGCTCCTGAGAACTCAGAACCCAGTGCTTCAGGTTCAAGTGCAGGCACCCCACCTGAACCATCTGAAAGACTCGACGGTCATATTCGATTGAAAATCAAATATCTCGACGAGCGAGAAAGATTTGTCCAAGCTCGCCCTGATGAAAACATAGAGAATTTCAAAAG GACACATTTCGCTGGTGAGCTTGCCGAGAATCTTCTGGTGCGTCTTATCTACAATGGTCAAGAACTGCGTGGAGACGGCTCAACGCTGTCCTCGTACAACATCGGAGACATGAGCGTTGTTCATTGCCTGATCACACGCTCACAACGTCCCCAGGAAGGAAACGTACAGATGGACCAGGACACTATGGAAATAGACCTTAGCAATCTAATGTTCCCGTTATTTGGACTAATTCTAGGTCTGATCTGGTACTGCCGGATTGCCTATAGAAACTTTTTTAATGCTATGTCCACTTTGGCGCTTATTGGGATCACTGTCTTATTTTTCTTTGCCTGTGTGATTACGTTTCGGAATAATAGGCCACATGAACATTTCCCCCCGCCTCACATGCCTCAAGAGGTACCAGGCGCGGGTGGTCACCAGCACCAGGAATAG